The following proteins come from a genomic window of Bacteroidota bacterium:
- the tilS gene encoding tRNA lysidine(34) synthetase TilS: protein MYTKFEKHIESNALFSKNDKLIAAVSGGRDSMLMLHLLKEAGYNISVAHCNFQLRGNDSIADEDFVKGYCQRFNIPFFAIKFDTKEYTVKHKFSTQEAARKLRYDWFEQLSIEHGFQYILTAHHKDDNLETILHNLIKGSKLRGYAGIGNKKNKIVRPLMCYTRKDIDRMTDLLSIGWREDLSNNSNNYSRNFLRNEVIPLLKKLNPNIVETVYDNSRATLQYIAFFEANLKKMEKKCIHKKGEFAYINIDKLLKNNISEALLWEILKKYGFNYATTKNIFLSLHKQPGKIWETQSHQILKDRDCLILRKKMERKLPRYNITEEQIGSFRQKVGDIELQIQHASSGASLGGETLTIGKSNLSYPLTLRHWEASDKIMLKGVGGAKKVSDMLTDLKMTLFDKEQVFVIQNSDGELVSVDFLRISERFKAQENNENNLIISVVK from the coding sequence ATGTACACAAAATTTGAAAAACATATCGAATCAAATGCACTTTTTTCTAAAAACGATAAGCTAATCGCGGCAGTAAGTGGCGGGAGAGACTCAATGCTCATGCTCCATTTACTGAAAGAAGCTGGATATAATATATCAGTGGCACATTGCAATTTCCAGCTCCGGGGCAATGATAGCATAGCTGACGAGGATTTTGTAAAGGGGTATTGCCAACGATTTAATATCCCGTTTTTCGCTATTAAATTTGACACAAAGGAATACACAGTTAAGCATAAATTTTCAACCCAAGAAGCGGCACGTAAGTTAAGGTATGATTGGTTTGAGCAGCTTAGCATTGAACATGGTTTTCAATATATCTTAACAGCCCACCACAAAGATGATAACTTGGAAACTATTTTACATAACTTGATAAAGGGTTCTAAACTTAGAGGATATGCTGGTATTGGAAACAAGAAAAACAAGATCGTTCGCCCATTAATGTGTTATACTCGTAAGGACATTGACAGAATGACTGATCTCCTTTCAATAGGGTGGAGAGAAGACCTAAGTAACAACAGCAATAACTATAGCCGCAACTTTTTAAGAAACGAAGTTATACCGTTATTGAAAAAGTTGAATCCCAATATTGTAGAAACAGTTTATGACAATAGTCGGGCAACCCTCCAGTACATAGCGTTTTTTGAAGCCAATTTAAAAAAAATGGAAAAAAAATGTATTCATAAAAAGGGAGAATTTGCCTATATAAATATAGATAAGCTATTGAAAAACAACATAAGTGAGGCACTCTTATGGGAAATTTTAAAAAAATATGGTTTCAATTACGCAACCACAAAGAACATTTTTTTGTCATTACATAAACAACCTGGCAAAATATGGGAGACCCAAAGCCACCAAATTTTAAAAGACCGCGACTGTTTAATTCTTAGAAAAAAAATGGAAAGAAAATTACCTAGATATAATATTACAGAGGAACAAATAGGTTCGTTCCGACAAAAAGTGGGCGATATAGAATTGCAAATTCAACACGCTTCCAGCGGAGCATCGCTAGGTGGTGAAACCCTTACCATAGGCAAAAGCAATCTCTCTTACCCTCTTACCTTAAGGCACTGGGAAGCATCGGATAAAATAATGCTAAAAGGGGTTGGCGGGGCTAAAAAAGTAAGCGACATGCTTACCGACCTTAAGATGACCCTTTTTGATAAGGAGCAGGTCTTTGTAATACAAAATTCGGATGGAGAGTTAGTTAGCGTAGATTTTTTGAGAATTTCAGAAAGATTTAAAGCACAAGAAAACAATGAAAACAACTTGATAATAAGCGTAGTAAAATAA
- a CDS encoding OstA-like protein, which yields MCSHCAISSAQQVTRIEILSSNEMSFDQSKFGNVKRLIGNVALKNENTIMTCDSAYMFDEDQNFEAFSNVKINQGDSVNVTAKHLLYGSKDKIAHLDGNVWLTQGKMTLNTERLDYSLKDKKAYYNTPGKLTNKESVLTSLSGEYWTQSKEAHFRQRVKLKNPEYELLTDTLIYNTGSEESRFYGVSTIVTKTDSIYALKGWYNTKTGIGKFANQVSIKTGGQTLNTDSLYYDQNLGKGYAHGHLNFFDSTEKMHLKGDEGYYNKVPQMMQMNNNAFASKIMGQDTVFIGADTLYYQGDSIKHDRRMNAWGQVKLFKNDVQAICDTLCYMIDDSNVSMFKNPVLWSSENQLTADSIYIFLSHDQIDHIVLQKHGFIVSHEKGPHYNQIKGDSLVGIFDSGEIKRVKVFGNGQSIYHVREDTNKYTGLNEIACPVMEVFLSQEKVKGIKFMGKSTATLHPIGKTKSEKFRLKGFTWKQNLRPPKPLYDF from the coding sequence TTGTGTTCTCATTGTGCCATCAGCTCTGCACAGCAAGTTACGCGTATTGAAATATTGAGCAGCAATGAAATGAGTTTTGATCAGAGCAAGTTTGGAAATGTGAAAAGGCTAATAGGAAATGTTGCTTTGAAAAACGAAAATACCATTATGACCTGCGATAGTGCCTATATGTTCGATGAAGACCAAAATTTTGAAGCCTTCTCCAACGTAAAAATTAATCAAGGAGACAGTGTAAATGTAACAGCCAAGCATTTGCTATATGGAAGCAAAGACAAAATAGCCCACCTGGACGGCAATGTATGGCTAACACAAGGCAAAATGACCTTAAATACTGAAAGGCTCGATTATTCACTTAAAGATAAAAAAGCTTACTACAATACACCTGGTAAACTCACTAACAAAGAAAGTGTGCTTACCAGCCTCAGCGGCGAGTATTGGACACAAAGCAAGGAGGCACATTTTAGGCAGCGGGTAAAACTCAAAAATCCTGAATATGAATTACTCACAGATACGCTTATATATAATACTGGCAGTGAAGAGTCTCGATTTTACGGAGTGAGCACCATTGTAACCAAAACCGACAGTATTTATGCTCTAAAAGGCTGGTACAATACCAAAACGGGAATAGGGAAATTTGCAAATCAGGTCTCCATAAAAACTGGCGGGCAAACTTTAAATACTGATAGTTTATATTACGACCAAAACCTAGGTAAAGGTTATGCCCACGGCCATTTAAACTTTTTTGATAGTACAGAAAAAATGCATCTAAAAGGAGACGAGGGTTATTATAATAAAGTGCCACAAATGATGCAAATGAACAACAATGCTTTTGCAAGTAAAATAATGGGACAAGACACTGTTTTTATAGGGGCAGATACTTTATATTACCAAGGAGACTCCATAAAACACGACCGGAGAATGAATGCTTGGGGCCAGGTCAAATTATTTAAAAACGATGTACAGGCTATTTGCGATACGCTGTGCTATATGATAGATGATAGCAATGTATCGATGTTTAAAAATCCTGTATTGTGGAGTTCCGAAAATCAATTAACAGCAGACAGTATATATATATTTTTAAGCCATGACCAGATTGATCACATTGTGCTGCAAAAGCATGGCTTCATTGTTTCACACGAAAAAGGCCCGCACTATAATCAAATTAAAGGGGATAGCCTGGTCGGTATTTTTGATTCGGGCGAAATAAAACGCGTAAAAGTATTCGGCAACGGGCAAAGCATTTACCATGTGCGTGAAGACACTAACAAATATACAGGATTAAACGAAATAGCTTGCCCCGTTATGGAGGTTTTTCTCTCGCAAGAAAAAGTTAAAGGCATCAAATTCATGGGCAAAAGCACAGCGACTCTTCACCCAATAGGAAAAACCAAAAGTGAAAAATTCAGATTAAAAGGCTTTACATGGAAGCAAAATCTGCGTCCCCCTAAGCCTCTGTATGATTTTTAA
- the lepB gene encoding signal peptidase I, which produces MNNTQNSKPQTGFFHIYWSKLSRNQRFWLVTLSSLNVIFFLIMLIAAGAGFVPITLLLLIGQGLLFAYYHYFNASKPKNKVREWVDAIAFAVVAATIIRSAFMEAYTIPTPSMERSLLIGDFLFVSKFHYGPRMPMTPLSFPFAHHTLPFTEKSKSYIESLQLPYYRLPGFSSVQRGDDVVFNWPADKVNNRPVDKKENYIKRCIAIAGDTLQLINSEVYINGKLQPKPEKYLALYTLTASSPLDPATIRDLGFRYNPEKYNTKYQPGSGEFYDNVVPEDLSKNIYRVHATNEQAEQLKKMPNVTKLDRYIYSKDMPIGDPMHSDFGFRAPDAFQWSLDFYGPLVIPKKGMTVPLDSAHYFVYEKAIHDYEGMQDLQWTNGKAYNGSTPINSYTFTMDYYWMMGDNRYNSEDSRFWGFVPEDHIVGKAVFIWLSWDSYAKGLNKVRWDRLFHLPN; this is translated from the coding sequence ATGAACAACACACAAAACAGCAAACCACAAACAGGTTTTTTTCATATCTATTGGTCTAAACTTAGCCGCAATCAGCGGTTTTGGCTTGTCACCTTATCAAGTCTTAATGTCATCTTCTTTCTTATTATGCTAATAGCAGCAGGGGCAGGTTTTGTGCCTATCACCTTATTGCTATTGATTGGTCAAGGTCTTTTATTCGCGTATTATCATTATTTCAATGCGTCCAAACCTAAAAACAAAGTACGAGAATGGGTTGATGCTATTGCTTTTGCAGTAGTTGCGGCTACTATTATTCGCAGTGCTTTTATGGAAGCATATACCATACCAACGCCCAGTATGGAACGATCACTTCTTATTGGTGATTTTTTGTTTGTAAGCAAGTTTCACTATGGCCCGCGTATGCCCATGACACCGCTTTCATTTCCTTTTGCTCACCACACTTTACCTTTTACTGAAAAATCCAAAAGCTATATCGAATCTCTTCAATTACCATATTACCGGTTGCCCGGTTTTAGCAGTGTGCAACGTGGTGACGATGTAGTATTCAACTGGCCTGCTGATAAAGTAAACAATAGACCTGTAGATAAAAAGGAGAATTATATAAAACGCTGTATAGCCATAGCAGGCGACACCTTGCAGTTGATCAACAGTGAAGTGTACATCAATGGCAAACTACAACCAAAACCTGAAAAGTACCTGGCACTTTATACTCTAACGGCAAGCTCGCCACTCGATCCCGCAACAATACGCGATTTAGGTTTCCGCTATAATCCCGAAAAATACAATACTAAATATCAACCAGGTTCTGGAGAGTTTTACGACAATGTTGTGCCCGAAGACTTGAGTAAGAATATATACCGAGTACATGCCACAAACGAGCAAGCCGAACAACTTAAAAAAATGCCTAACGTAACCAAGCTCGACCGATATATATATAGTAAAGACATGCCTATTGGCGACCCTATGCATAGCGATTTTGGTTTTCGTGCTCCCGACGCTTTCCAGTGGTCTCTCGATTTTTATGGCCCCTTGGTTATACCCAAAAAAGGGATGACTGTTCCCTTGGACAGTGCTCATTATTTTGTATATGAAAAAGCAATTCACGATTATGAGGGAATGCAAGATTTACAATGGACCAATGGAAAAGCTTACAATGGAAGTACGCCAATAAATAGCTATACCTTTACAATGGATTATTATTGGATGATGGGAGATAATAGATATAATTCGGAAGATAGCCGTTTTTGGGGATTTGTACCCGAAGACCATATAGTAGGTAAAGCTGTTTTTATTTGGCTAAGTTGGGACAGTTATGCCAAAGGATTAAACAAGGTACGCTGGGACAGGCTGTTCCATTTGCCTAATTAA
- a CDS encoding zinc-binding dehydrogenase yields the protein MMKSAILTQLNEVLQVTESPKPILAKGEVLVAIKSAALNHRDVFIQQGLYSGIKIPVILGSDGSGIVSEIAEGVDSNWLNKEVIMNPGLNWGNNPKHQAKDYIIMGTPTNGTFAEYISISAELLHPKPSHLDWNEAAALPLAGLTAFRALMVQGNLQLTNKVLITGIGGGVAQMALQFAIANGNEVWVTSSSDDKLQKAFELGAKGGIDYKKDKWNKELVQQAGEFDVIVESACGSGFGAVVDCCTPGGKVLIYGGTAGNIGNIIPAKIFWRQIAIIGSTMGSNEDFAEMLAFVNKHKITPTVSHVFPLEQAQDALDFLNTGNQFGKVVLSIS from the coding sequence ATGATGAAGTCAGCGATATTAACGCAATTAAATGAAGTTCTTCAAGTAACGGAAAGTCCAAAACCAATTTTGGCAAAAGGCGAGGTGCTGGTAGCAATAAAATCTGCTGCACTTAATCACCGAGATGTGTTTATACAACAAGGATTATATTCGGGAATTAAAATTCCAGTGATTCTTGGTTCTGACGGGTCAGGAATAGTTTCTGAAATTGCCGAGGGGGTTGATTCCAATTGGCTGAATAAAGAGGTGATTATGAATCCTGGACTCAATTGGGGCAATAACCCAAAGCACCAAGCCAAAGATTATATAATAATGGGCACGCCCACCAATGGAACTTTTGCCGAATATATATCTATTTCAGCAGAACTCCTGCACCCCAAGCCTTCACATTTAGACTGGAACGAAGCTGCCGCATTGCCCCTTGCTGGTTTAACAGCTTTTCGTGCATTAATGGTGCAAGGGAATTTGCAACTAACTAACAAAGTATTGATAACAGGCATTGGCGGCGGTGTTGCCCAAATGGCACTGCAATTTGCAATAGCCAATGGAAACGAGGTATGGGTTACCAGCAGCAGTGATGATAAGCTACAAAAAGCCTTTGAGCTTGGTGCTAAAGGTGGAATAGATTATAAAAAAGACAAGTGGAATAAAGAGTTGGTCCAACAGGCTGGCGAGTTCGATGTAATCGTCGAATCAGCATGTGGATCTGGCTTTGGGGCGGTGGTAGATTGCTGCACACCAGGAGGAAAGGTTTTAATATATGGTGGTACTGCTGGAAATATTGGAAATATTATACCTGCTAAAATATTTTGGAGGCAAATAGCTATTATAGGTTCTACCATGGGTTCCAATGAGGACTTTGCGGAGATGCTGGCCTTTGTGAACAAGCATAAAATTACACCCACGGTGAGTCATGTTTTTCCTTTGGAACAGGCACAAGATGCTTTAGATTTTCTGAATACAGGAAACCAATTTGGCAAGGTGGTGTTAAGTATATCATAA